A region of Stegostoma tigrinum isolate sSteTig4 chromosome 5, sSteTig4.hap1, whole genome shotgun sequence DNA encodes the following proteins:
- the LOC125451445 gene encoding uncharacterized protein LOC125451445, with protein sequence MPQDPKKIQVLNVPGNVPVQRLLHKLTIYFQKTSNGGGEVLDVEYPTGVKDCAYVIFEREADANNVLKGEHIFQLDNKKYKLEVREVEKVLNNNDNEQVMLFVKTKLDTSCFPEGKARQLIFRHNFQVIQSQGCIVEIKGSFPSLVKLRRDLMDVIIHQPTHAVSNQRHSANNERCERNEESLQSGAFRKYRLSSALDNVSDSSASSEEDNSASQQASNIHSRSSVPEFYADKSNSSPLLLVASSSSLPVVSSNNKADTVSYVSGGVRDRQVAVKYMSTSAVEKGSISKTYDSSLNSFSSHASNSSSVPRCISFMVDK encoded by the exons ATGCCGCAAGACCCAAAGAAAATTCAGGTCCTGAATGTTCCTGGAAATGTTCCTGTGCAACGTCTGTTGCATAAACTGACCATTTATTTCCAGAAGACGAGCAATGGAGGGGGTGAAGTGTTGGATGTGGAATATCCGACCGGTGTTAAAGACTGCGCTTACGTCATTTTTGAAAGGGAGGCAG ATGCAAACAATGTCCTTAAAGGAGAACACATATTTCAACTGGACAATAAGAAATATAAACTAGAAGTACGGGAAGTTGAAAAAGTCCTGAACAATAATGATAATGAACAG GTGATGCTGTTTGTGAAAACAAAACTGGACACAAGCTGCTTTCCTGAAGGGAAGGCTCGTCAGTTAATCTTTCGGCATAATTTTCAAGTTATACAATCCCAAGGCTGCATTGTGGAGATCAAAGGCTCTTTCCCTTCTTTAGTGAAGCTTCGAAGAGATCTTATGGACGTTATTATACATCAGCCAACACATGCAGTCTCCAACCAAAGACATTCAGCCAATAATGAGAGGTGTGAAAGAAATGAGGAATCTTTGCAATCTGGAGCTTTCAGAAAATACAGGCTATCAAGTGCCCTTGATAATGTCTCTGATTCATCAGCATCCAGTGAAGAAGATAATAGTGCCAGCCAGCAAGCCTCAAATATCCACTCAAGATCCTCTGTGCCAGAATTTTATGCTGATAAAAGCAATAGTTCCCCACTGCTGTTGGTTGCTTCTTCATCTTCTCTGCCAGTTGTCAGTTCCAATAACAAAGCAGACACCGTTTCATATGTCAGTGGGGGTGTTCGTGACCGTCAGGTAGCAGTGAAGTATATGAGTACTTCTGCTGTAGAAAAAGGTTCCATTTCTAAAACGTATGATAGTAGCCTGAATTCATTTTCATCTCATGCTTCAAACAGTTCTTCTGTACCTCGTTGTATAAGCTTTATGGTTGATAAATAG